From one Triticum urartu cultivar G1812 chromosome 3, Tu2.1, whole genome shotgun sequence genomic stretch:
- the LOC125542498 gene encoding DNA damage-binding protein 2: MAAPARARFVHNRSRRRAADESSDEQQDASSSSSSDDDGGDEEEEEMEVEGSEEEEEEAVADEPAARKSPAAAGRGGRKGPITISLKKVCKVCKKTGHEAGFKGAVYIDCPMKPCFLCKMPGHTTLTCPHRVAMEHGVIPAPRRNTNTSLDYVFQSQVKGKISMVKPRFLVPNQLECGNIKFHQRRVTCLEFHPTKNNVLLSGDKKGLLGIWDYVKLHEKITYDSVHSCILNSMKFDTANDGVLYTASSDGTISSTDLDTGIGSPLLNLNPDGWSGPSTWRMIYGMDLNTEKGLLLVADSFGFLYLLDRRSKERIGQPVLIHKKGSKVTGLHCNPAQPEVLLSSGNDHFARIWDTRKLDPKSALASLAHGRVVNSGYFSPRSGNKIMTTCQDNRIRVWDYIFGNLESPSREIVHSHDFNRHLTPFKAEWDPKDYSETVAVIGRYISENYNGVALHPIDFIDTSTGKLLAEVMDPDITTISPVNKLHPQDDILATGSSRSIFIWKPKNDIDPTEERTSQKVKEYVYGSGSRKKPDGKNDNSSDDDSDGGGGKSKKAKKTRFTHTAKGKGKSKA, encoded by the exons ATGGCCGCCCCCGCCCGCGCCCGCTTCGTCCacaaccgcagccgccgccgcgcGGCCGACGAGTCCTCCGACGAGCAGCAGGacgcctcctcctcgtcctcctctgacgacgacggcggcgacgaggaagaggaggagatggaggTCGAGGGTtccgaagaggaggaggaagaggcggtcGCCGACGAGCCAGCGGCCAGGAAGTCCCCCGCAGCAGCGGGGAGGGGCGGCAGGAAGGGACCGATTACCATCAGCCTCAAGAAAGTCTGCAAG GTGTGCAAGAAGACAGGGCATGAGGCAGGGTTCAAGGGCGCGGTGTACATCGATTGCCCCATGAAGCCTTGCTTCCTATGCAAGATGCCAG GCCATACGACCTTGACTTGCCCACACAGGGTAGCAATGGAGCATGGTGTTATCCCAGCCCCTAGAAGGAACACAAACACTTCACTGGATTATGTCTTCCAGAGTCAAGTCAAAGGCAAGATCTCCATG GTTAAGCCTCGGTTTCTGGTACCTAATCAATTGGAGTGTGGCAACATAAAGTTTCACCAAAGACGTGTGACCTGCCTGGAATTTCATCCAACTAAGAACAATGTGCTTTTATCAGGAGACAAG AAAGGGCTACTAGGCATTTGGGATTATGTTAAGTTGCATGAGAAGATCACTTATGATTCTGTGCACTCCTGCATTCTGAACAGTATGAA GTTCGACACCGCCAATGATGGAGTGCTATACACAGCTTCGTCTGATGGGACTATCAGCAGCACAGACTTAGACACTGGAATTGGCTCGCCCTTGTTAAATCTTAACCCAGATGGTTGGAGT GGTCCAAGCACTTGGCGCATGATATATGGGATGGACTTAAACACCGAGAAAGGTCTTCTTTTGGTGGCGGATAGTTTTGGGTTTCTTTACTT ATTGGATAGACGGTCGAAGGAAAGAATTGGGCAACCAGTTCTTATACATAAAAAAGGTAGCAAGGTAACTGGCCTTCATTGCAACCCTGCACAACCTGAAGTTCTTCTGAGCAGCGGGAATGACCACTTT GCCCGTATTTGGGATACAAGGAAACTTGATCCCAAGTCCGCTCTTGCCAGCCTTGCTCATGGACGGGTTGTTAATTCAGGATATTTTTCTCCACGAAGTGGGAATAAGATCATGACAACATGTCAGGACAATCGAATTCGTGTTTGGGATTATATTTTTGGTAATCTGGAATCCCCAAGTAGAGAAATTGTTCACAGCCATGATTTCAATCGTCATTTGACTCCCTTCAAAGCAGAGTGGGATCCAAAG GATTACTCAGAAACAGTTGCAGTTATTGGTCGTTACATAAGTGAAAACTACAATGGGGTTGCTCTACATCCCATTGATTTCATAGACACCAGCACTGGGAAGCTTCTGGCCGAGGTGATGGACCCCGACATAACCACTATCAGCCCAGTGAACAAGCTACATCCTCAAGATGATATCCTAGCCACAGGAAGCTCAAG GTCCATTTTCATTTGGAAACCAAAGAATGACATCGATCCCACGGAAGAGAGGACCAGCCAGAAGGTCAAGGAATATGTATACGGGTCAGGTTCACGGAAGAAACCAGATGGCAAGAACGACAACAGTAGTGATGACGACTCGGATGGTGGTGGTGGAAAGAGCAAGAAGGCGAAGAAGACTCGCTTCACTCATACGGCAAAGGGAAAGGGCAAATCCAAAGCTTGA